In one window of Spartinivicinus marinus DNA:
- a CDS encoding copper resistance system multicopper oxidase, translating into MTTYKLTHPLISRRQFVTGITAGSLLCSLGASPILTASHTVKRQVPQVLSGKQFTLNISYQPMNFTGRERQATTINGTIPAPILRWREGDRITLNVTNQLAHDSSIHWHGIILPTDMDGVPGLSFAGIKPGETFTYQFTVNQSGTYWYHSHSGFQEQTGMYGAIVIEPKEPDPVNADRDYVVMLSDWSDEAPETIYAKLKKMSHYYNFRERTVSDLWRDIKTKGVTQTWNERAMWNQMRMSETDLSDVTGYTYTFLMNGFTPEDNWFALFKKGEKVRLRFINGAAMTIFDVRIPGLKMKIVAADGQNIEPITVDEFRIGVAETYDVVVEPNANSAYTLFAQSIDRTGYASGTLTPNPALPAIIPAMEPAPLLGHQEMGMAHGGHGMDHGTNSMDHSQHQITPSHTGEIDHSQHQMMKHNTGGMDHSQHQGHQQPLGKAGLGSNNEIKHAPTEFGPHVDMRAEMPQSGLNDPGIGLRDHQRLYGRKVLTYADIHNLYPTYDHREPSREVELHLTGNMNRYMWSVNGIKFADAEPLRLTYGERLRITLVNDTMMTHPIHLHGMWSELETGDANNIPRKHTVLVQPGSKISYLVTADAKGRWAYHCHLLYHMPGMMREVRVS; encoded by the coding sequence ATGACAACTTACAAGCTCACTCATCCACTCATCTCTCGCCGACAGTTTGTCACTGGCATTACAGCGGGTAGTTTACTTTGTAGTTTAGGTGCATCACCCATTTTGACTGCATCCCATACGGTTAAACGACAGGTACCACAAGTACTTTCAGGCAAACAGTTTACCTTGAATATTAGTTATCAACCGATGAATTTTACCGGTAGGGAACGCCAGGCAACCACGATTAATGGCACCATTCCAGCTCCTATATTGCGATGGCGAGAAGGTGATCGAATTACCTTAAATGTGACTAACCAGTTGGCTCATGATAGTTCTATTCATTGGCATGGAATTATTTTGCCCACCGATATGGATGGAGTACCCGGCTTAAGTTTTGCCGGTATTAAACCAGGTGAAACCTTTACTTATCAATTTACCGTTAACCAAAGTGGTACTTACTGGTATCACAGTCACTCTGGTTTTCAAGAGCAAACCGGGATGTATGGCGCTATTGTGATTGAGCCAAAGGAGCCAGATCCAGTAAACGCTGACCGTGATTATGTTGTGATGCTTTCAGACTGGTCAGATGAGGCCCCTGAAACTATTTACGCCAAATTAAAAAAAATGAGTCATTACTATAATTTTCGTGAACGTACGGTAAGTGATTTATGGCGAGATATTAAAACCAAAGGAGTGACTCAAACCTGGAATGAACGGGCCATGTGGAACCAGATGCGCATGAGTGAAACCGATCTTTCCGACGTAACCGGTTATACCTATACCTTTTTAATGAATGGTTTTACTCCCGAAGATAATTGGTTTGCTTTATTTAAAAAAGGCGAAAAAGTACGGCTGCGCTTTATTAATGGCGCAGCCATGACCATTTTTGATGTGCGTATTCCTGGCTTAAAAATGAAAATAGTCGCGGCTGACGGGCAAAATATCGAGCCTATTACAGTCGACGAATTTCGAATAGGTGTCGCAGAAACCTACGATGTCGTTGTTGAGCCAAATGCTAATAGCGCTTACACACTGTTTGCCCAAAGCATTGATAGAACCGGTTATGCCAGCGGTACTCTCACCCCCAACCCAGCCTTACCAGCGATTATTCCAGCGATGGAACCAGCCCCTTTGTTAGGCCACCAAGAGATGGGTATGGCACATGGCGGGCATGGTATGGATCATGGCACTAATAGCATGGATCATAGTCAACACCAAATAACACCATCGCATACTGGTGAAATAGACCATAGCCAACATCAGATGATGAAACACAACACAGGTGGTATGGATCACAGCCAGCATCAAGGTCATCAACAACCACTAGGTAAAGCAGGACTTGGCAGTAATAATGAAATCAAACACGCACCTACTGAATTTGGCCCCCATGTGGATATGCGTGCAGAAATGCCACAAAGTGGACTTAATGATCCTGGTATTGGGTTAAGAGATCATCAACGCTTGTATGGGCGTAAAGTGCTCACCTATGCAGACATACATAATCTGTATCCTACTTATGATCATCGTGAGCCAAGCCGAGAAGTTGAACTCCATTTAACTGGCAATATGAACCGTTATATGTGGTCAGTGAATGGGATTAAGTTTGCCGATGCTGAACCATTACGACTGACATATGGTGAACGCCTACGCATCACCTTGGTTAATGACACCATGATGACTCACCCGATTCACTTACACGGCATGTGGAGTGAGCTAGAAACAGGCGATGCCAACAATATCCCTCGTAAACATACCGTATTAGTTCAGCCTGGTTCTAAAATCAGTTATTTGGTCACTGCGGATGCCAAAGGCCGCTGGGCATACCATTGTCATTTACTGTACCACATGCCCGGTATGATGCGAGAAGTGCGAGTGAGCTAG
- a CDS encoding efflux RND transporter periplasmic adaptor subunit — protein MKKTFLVIVLVGLGFTGGYFAQQWLPGLMGASGVNNSEMSESSAERKPLYWVAPMDPNYKRDKPGLSPMGMDLVPVYPEDAAGKDEPGLVKIDATVENNLGVKTAKVMRQKVASSINTVGYISHNEDKLHHMHTRVEGWIEKLNRKAVGDPVEQGDIVFELYSPTLVNAQYEFLSLLKTNNKGLIAASKERLMALGLDGQAIKQLVNTQQVRQRIQIRAPMSGYVTKLGVREGMYVKPMTQIMEIGDLSEVWVIAEVFARQASLIQPGQPATMRTDFLPGRNWQGKVDYIYPDLDSTTRTFKVRLRFPNQALSLKPNMFVHLAIDAKSTQPTLLIPNAALIRSGTMNRVVKALGDGKYQSITVTTGKETGQQVEILSGLKEGDRIVTSAQFLIDSESSITADFNRMETAEKMPETASVVLAKGVWNKSIAADQVNITHDPIEAWNWPAMTMNFQLDKSVSTEAVKNKQAIDFCIQKLNNQYLITDLSTKGDLTEAACEKTAKAISVSTDMEGMDHSKMDHSKMDHSQHQMLEAKDEKPVDHSTMDHSQMDHSQHQTPKTESEKSVDHSTMDHSNMNHTNQ, from the coding sequence ATGAAAAAAACTTTTTTAGTTATTGTGCTGGTTGGTTTGGGCTTTACTGGTGGTTATTTTGCTCAACAATGGTTGCCTGGTTTGATGGGGGCGAGTGGAGTGAATAATAGTGAGATGAGTGAATCATCGGCTGAGCGTAAGCCTTTATACTGGGTGGCACCAATGGACCCTAATTATAAACGGGATAAGCCTGGCTTGTCGCCAATGGGCATGGACTTAGTGCCTGTTTATCCTGAAGACGCCGCAGGTAAGGATGAGCCTGGGTTGGTTAAAATTGATGCGACGGTAGAAAATAATTTAGGGGTTAAAACAGCCAAAGTAATGAGGCAAAAGGTGGCTAGTAGCATCAATACCGTCGGCTATATCAGTCACAATGAAGACAAGCTGCATCATATGCATACCCGGGTTGAAGGCTGGATTGAAAAATTAAATCGTAAAGCGGTTGGAGATCCTGTAGAACAAGGTGACATTGTTTTCGAACTATATTCTCCCACTTTAGTTAATGCCCAATATGAATTTTTAAGCTTATTAAAAACCAATAATAAAGGGCTAATTGCAGCCTCGAAAGAACGGTTAATGGCATTAGGGTTAGATGGTCAAGCCATTAAGCAACTCGTTAATACCCAACAAGTGCGCCAACGTATCCAAATTCGGGCCCCTATGTCTGGTTATGTGACCAAGTTGGGTGTGAGGGAAGGGATGTACGTTAAGCCGATGACGCAAATTATGGAAATAGGTGATTTATCAGAGGTTTGGGTAATTGCTGAAGTATTCGCTCGTCAAGCCAGTTTAATTCAGCCGGGGCAACCTGCCACAATGCGTACTGATTTTTTACCCGGAAGAAACTGGCAAGGTAAAGTGGATTATATTTACCCAGATTTAGACAGCACTACCCGTACGTTTAAAGTCCGGCTACGTTTCCCCAATCAAGCATTATCGCTGAAGCCTAATATGTTTGTGCATTTGGCCATTGATGCCAAAAGTACTCAACCCACATTATTGATACCTAACGCCGCATTAATTCGCAGTGGCACCATGAATCGAGTAGTGAAAGCGTTAGGCGATGGTAAGTATCAATCTATAACTGTCACCACAGGAAAAGAAACCGGTCAACAGGTGGAAATTCTGTCTGGGTTAAAAGAAGGTGATCGCATAGTGACTTCAGCACAATTTTTAATTGATTCGGAGTCAAGTATTACCGCTGATTTTAATCGAATGGAAACAGCAGAAAAAATGCCAGAAACAGCCAGTGTGGTATTAGCCAAAGGGGTTTGGAATAAATCAATTGCTGCTGATCAAGTTAATATCACCCATGATCCAATCGAAGCCTGGAACTGGCCTGCGATGACCATGAACTTTCAGTTAGATAAAAGTGTATCCACTGAAGCGGTAAAAAATAAGCAAGCGATTGATTTTTGTATTCAGAAACTAAATAACCAATACCTGATTACTGATCTTTCAACCAAGGGGGATTTAACAGAGGCTGCCTGTGAAAAAACAGCAAAAGCCATATCAGTGAGTACTGATATGGAAGGCATGGATCACTCAAAAATGGATCATTCGAAAATGGACCACAGTCAGCATCAAATGCTAGAGGCTAAAGATGAAAAGCCAGTAGATCATTCAACCATGGACCATTCGCAGATGGATCACAGCCAGCATCAAACGCCAAAGACTGAAAGTGAAAAATCTGTCGACCACTCAACGATGGACCATTCCAACATGAATCACACCAATCAATGA
- a CDS encoding TolC family protein produces the protein MPTRLLWCTFFTIYVPMLQAHSGLMLDQAVKTALTNEPGLASRQLEASALKEEQVAANTLPDPMVSVGAINVPDDTFDFDQENMTQLRFGVRQQFPRGNTLALQGDGLGIQSANQQVSAALRKLEIKRAVRLAWFSSWGSQQAVQLLKNDRYLFSQLIELSESLYSVGRKTQQDIYQAKLALSRHDNRIIELKKQQHSSLAMLARWLPDQQINRVANKLPHWSSITNSIDSLLLKHPMVEMRNKQVDLADNKIALAKEAYKPQWGVELGYGLRQGDDAMGNDRANFVSAMVTFDLPLFTENKQDRTLAANQIRRESATYQREVLLRKMRSQYLSLQSQITGINDSIALYQHRLIPEANLQAKAALESYQADRIDFATVIQAYISRLNVKLEWLKLNENKFKTLTQLRFFTEI, from the coding sequence ATGCCTACGCGGTTATTGTGGTGTACTTTTTTTACCATTTATGTACCCATGTTGCAGGCTCACTCAGGTCTAATGCTTGATCAGGCAGTCAAGACAGCGTTAACCAATGAACCAGGGCTTGCAAGTCGTCAACTAGAAGCCAGTGCCCTAAAAGAAGAGCAAGTGGCAGCTAATACATTGCCTGATCCGATGGTCAGTGTTGGCGCAATCAATGTACCTGATGATACTTTTGACTTTGATCAGGAAAATATGACCCAATTGCGCTTTGGGGTGCGTCAGCAATTCCCTCGGGGTAATACACTTGCCTTACAAGGAGATGGCTTAGGGATTCAATCAGCTAATCAGCAAGTCAGTGCTGCGTTACGGAAGCTGGAAATTAAACGTGCAGTCCGGCTCGCCTGGTTTAGCAGTTGGGGAAGTCAACAAGCCGTTCAATTACTGAAAAATGACCGCTATTTGTTTAGTCAGTTAATTGAGCTATCTGAGTCGCTTTATTCGGTTGGTAGAAAAACCCAGCAGGATATTTATCAGGCAAAACTCGCCTTAAGTCGGCATGATAATCGGATTATTGAGCTAAAAAAACAGCAACATTCCTCATTGGCGATGCTCGCTCGCTGGTTACCTGATCAACAGATAAATCGGGTTGCCAATAAATTACCTCACTGGTCTTCTATAACAAACTCAATCGACTCTCTATTACTCAAACATCCCATGGTTGAAATGCGCAATAAACAAGTTGATTTAGCTGACAATAAAATTGCGTTGGCAAAAGAAGCCTACAAACCGCAATGGGGTGTTGAGTTGGGTTATGGCTTAAGACAAGGTGACGATGCGATGGGCAATGATAGAGCCAATTTTGTTTCTGCCATGGTGACCTTTGATTTACCGTTATTTACGGAAAATAAACAGGATAGAACCCTGGCCGCTAATCAAATACGGCGTGAGTCGGCTACTTATCAACGGGAAGTGTTATTACGCAAGATGCGCTCACAATACCTGTCGCTCCAGTCACAGATAACAGGCATTAATGACAGTATTGCATTGTATCAACATCGATTAATTCCTGAGGCTAATTTACAAGCAAAAGCGGCGTTGGAGTCTTATCAAGCAGATCGCATTGATTTTGCCACGGTGATTCAAGCGTATATCAGTCGGCTTAATGTCAAATTAGAGTGGCTGAAATTAAACGAAAACAAATTTAAGACACTAACTCAATTACGATTTTTTACAGAAATATAG